In Pseudonocardia sp. C8, one genomic interval encodes:
- a CDS encoding sarcosine oxidase subunit delta codes for MMVLSCPWCGPRNATEFRYGGENHSRPDPNTATAQEWRRFLFMKSNPLGPVQETWYHRAGCRKYFSVERDTGTNENRPLGADR; via the coding sequence ATGATGGTGCTGTCGTGCCCGTGGTGCGGGCCCCGCAACGCGACCGAGTTCCGCTACGGCGGCGAGAACCACTCGCGCCCCGACCCGAACACGGCGACCGCGCAGGAGTGGCGCCGGTTCCTGTTCATGAAGTCCAACCCGCTCGGACCCGTACAGGAGACCTGGTACCACCGCGCCGGGTGCCGCAAGTACTTCAGCGTCGAGCGGGACACCGGGACCAACGAGAACCGTCCCCTGGGAGCCGACCGATGA